In Myxococcus stipitatus, the following are encoded in one genomic region:
- a CDS encoding BatA domain-containing protein produces the protein MTFGNPWMLLGALGALIPLLVHLFDRRRPRPHPFGPMAFVLRSQKRTASRLKLKRLLLYALRTLILLAIPIALARPELSRDAHAAQIVKGPAATAIILDASLSMRWSDGTSLFERGRDEARDALKDLLPEEPATVLVCTGTPTAPPTPGFDRGRLRGIVDEAKATHGGADLSRCMEMAARSLEENPLAAKRLVVVSDMAATAFRLEAPPPTVKGPTGTLVKPEVVLRDVAEGRDALNNHAVVDLKVEPALQAGPRSFQFTFTVRNFGTEAAKDLEAAVRVGETTLAKGFVDVPAGGTTQKALTVRFPQGGTVVGQVTLAPDALAEDDRRAFVLPVPRALKALVVNGAPHATRYRDEAFFVDAALTAPGSPVEVAVRDAEVGLREDFSTYDLVLLLNVAAPSAEEAAKLAAFVENGGGLFLSMGDRVNTEDYNQRLGAVLPRPLRVVRTSAERDTDPEAETKAARLAQVKQDHVLFAPFTGRAEEGLTGARFYRYMLLEADNPASPGASQVLATYEDGAPAVAVMRKGKGRVAMFTSTVDRDWSDFAIRTSFLPLMQRFAAYLTGSLEEREEVRVRVGEQVTLRPEGAQKVSAVRAPDGGELPVKVQPDGSVVAGPVMEPGVYSVLGADGKQLAALSFAAVLDPAESDLTRVPQETLTAYFGEETVKASSGDEDRPSVPMWTWLILAACVAFFFEGTLLRK, from the coding sequence GTGACGTTCGGCAATCCGTGGATGCTCCTGGGCGCGCTGGGGGCCCTCATCCCCCTGCTGGTGCACCTGTTCGACCGGCGCCGGCCCCGGCCCCATCCGTTCGGCCCGATGGCCTTCGTGCTGCGCAGCCAGAAGCGCACCGCCAGCCGGCTCAAGCTCAAGCGGCTGCTCTTGTACGCGCTGCGCACGCTCATCCTGCTGGCCATCCCCATCGCGCTCGCCAGGCCGGAGCTGTCGCGCGACGCCCACGCCGCGCAAATCGTGAAGGGCCCCGCCGCCACGGCCATCATCCTGGACGCGTCGCTGTCCATGCGCTGGTCGGATGGAACGTCCCTCTTCGAGCGGGGCCGCGACGAGGCGCGCGACGCGCTCAAGGACCTGCTGCCCGAGGAGCCCGCGACGGTGCTGGTGTGCACGGGCACGCCCACCGCGCCGCCCACGCCGGGCTTCGACCGCGGCCGGCTGCGCGGAATCGTGGACGAGGCGAAGGCGACCCACGGCGGCGCGGACCTGTCGCGGTGCATGGAGATGGCGGCGCGCTCGCTGGAGGAGAACCCGCTGGCCGCCAAGCGGCTGGTGGTGGTCTCCGACATGGCGGCCACCGCGTTCCGGCTGGAGGCTCCGCCGCCCACGGTGAAGGGCCCCACGGGCACGCTGGTGAAGCCGGAGGTGGTGCTGCGCGACGTGGCCGAGGGGCGCGACGCGCTCAACAACCACGCGGTGGTGGACCTGAAGGTGGAGCCCGCGCTGCAGGCGGGGCCTCGCTCGTTCCAGTTCACCTTCACGGTGCGCAACTTCGGGACGGAGGCGGCCAAGGACCTGGAGGCCGCGGTACGCGTGGGCGAGACGACGCTGGCCAAGGGCTTCGTCGACGTGCCCGCGGGTGGCACCACGCAGAAGGCGCTGACGGTGCGCTTCCCCCAGGGCGGCACGGTGGTGGGCCAGGTGACGCTCGCGCCGGACGCGCTGGCGGAGGATGACCGCCGCGCCTTCGTGCTGCCGGTGCCGCGCGCGCTGAAGGCGCTGGTGGTGAACGGCGCGCCCCATGCGACGCGCTACCGGGACGAGGCCTTCTTCGTCGACGCGGCGCTGACCGCGCCCGGCTCTCCGGTGGAGGTGGCCGTGCGCGACGCCGAGGTGGGGCTTCGCGAGGACTTCTCCACCTACGACTTGGTGCTGCTGCTCAACGTGGCGGCGCCAAGCGCGGAGGAGGCGGCGAAGCTCGCGGCCTTCGTGGAGAACGGCGGCGGCCTGTTCCTCAGCATGGGCGACCGGGTGAACACGGAGGACTACAACCAGCGGCTGGGGGCGGTGTTGCCTCGACCGCTGCGCGTGGTGCGCACCAGCGCGGAGCGCGACACGGACCCGGAAGCCGAGACGAAGGCGGCGCGGCTGGCGCAGGTGAAGCAGGACCACGTCCTGTTCGCGCCCTTCACCGGACGCGCGGAGGAAGGGCTCACCGGCGCTCGCTTCTACCGGTACATGCTGCTGGAGGCGGACAACCCGGCCTCGCCCGGCGCCAGTCAGGTGCTGGCCACGTACGAGGATGGAGCGCCCGCGGTGGCGGTGATGCGCAAGGGCAAGGGCCGCGTGGCGATGTTCACCAGCACGGTGGACCGCGACTGGAGCGACTTCGCCATCCGCACCAGCTTCCTTCCACTGATGCAGCGCTTCGCGGCGTACCTCACGGGCTCGCTCGAGGAGCGCGAGGAGGTGCGCGTGCGCGTGGGCGAACAGGTGACGCTGCGGCCGGAGGGCGCGCAGAAGGTGTCAGCTGTGCGCGCGCCGGACGGTGGCGAGCTCCCGGTGAAGGTGCAGCCCGACGGCTCGGTGGTGGCGGGCCCGGTGATGGAGCCCGGCGTGTACTCCGTGCTGGGCGCGGACGGGAAGCAGCTGGCGGCGCTGTCCTTCGCGGCGGTGCTGGACCCAGCCGAGAGCGATTTGACGCGAGTCCCTCAGGAGACGCTCACCGCGTACTTCGGCGAGGAGACGGTGAAGGCGTCCAGCGGGGACGAGGACCGTCCGTCCGTGCCGATGTGGACGTGGCTCATCCTGGCCGCGTGTGTCGCCTTCTTCTTCGAGGGCACCCTGCTGCGCAAGTAG
- the dbpA gene encoding ATP-dependent RNA helicase DbpA, whose translation MDFAALSLSPPLLQVLGELGFQTATPIQAQSIPVLLEGKDLVGQARTGSGKTAAFALPLLKKVQLQDRRVQSLVLCPTRELCAQVAGEIRKLGRRLPGLQVLVLAGGQPIRPQLEALEKGAHIAVGTPGRVMDVLGRDALETRRLATVVLDEADRMLDMGFREDMEHILGALPPRRQTVLFSATFPPDIAALSRTFQKDPVRVTVEDTEAAPPIRQVRYEASPEDKSAVLLKVLRHHLPSSAIVFCNHKATVQELTKSLADGGVSVDGLQGDLEQFERDRVMAKFRNLSTRVLVATDVAGRGIDVEALDAVVNFDMPFQPEPYVHRIGRTGRAGRTGLAIALVTPRDERKVEEIEQALGVKLEAGDMAALEATVAKAGALGSEWETLYISAGRKDKMRPGDILGALTGEAGGFAASDVGKIEIQDHISYVAVARRVARVAFQRLSEGRIKGRKHKIERVR comes from the coding sequence ATGGATTTCGCCGCGCTCTCGCTGTCTCCTCCGTTGCTCCAGGTGCTGGGCGAGCTGGGCTTCCAGACGGCCACGCCCATCCAGGCCCAGAGCATCCCCGTGCTCCTGGAGGGCAAGGACCTGGTCGGCCAGGCGCGCACCGGCAGCGGCAAGACGGCCGCCTTCGCGTTGCCCCTGCTCAAGAAGGTCCAGCTCCAGGACCGGCGCGTCCAGTCCCTGGTGCTCTGCCCGACGCGGGAGCTGTGCGCGCAGGTCGCCGGAGAGATTCGCAAGCTGGGCCGGCGGCTGCCGGGGCTCCAGGTGCTGGTGCTCGCGGGAGGGCAGCCCATCCGGCCGCAGCTCGAGGCGCTGGAGAAGGGCGCGCACATCGCGGTGGGGACCCCGGGCCGGGTGATGGACGTGTTGGGGCGCGACGCGCTGGAGACGCGGCGGCTGGCCACGGTGGTGCTGGACGAGGCGGACCGGATGCTCGACATGGGCTTCCGCGAGGACATGGAGCACATCCTCGGCGCGTTGCCTCCGCGGCGGCAGACGGTGCTCTTCTCCGCGACCTTCCCTCCGGATATCGCGGCGCTGAGCCGCACGTTCCAGAAGGACCCCGTGCGCGTGACGGTGGAGGACACCGAGGCCGCGCCTCCCATCCGCCAGGTCCGCTACGAGGCCTCGCCCGAGGACAAGTCCGCGGTGCTGCTCAAGGTCCTCCGCCATCACCTGCCCTCCTCCGCCATCGTCTTCTGCAACCACAAGGCAACAGTGCAGGAGTTGACGAAGTCACTCGCGGACGGGGGCGTCAGCGTGGACGGGCTCCAGGGAGACCTGGAGCAGTTCGAGCGGGACCGGGTGATGGCGAAGTTCCGCAACCTCAGCACCCGCGTGCTCGTGGCCACGGACGTGGCGGGACGAGGCATCGACGTGGAGGCGCTCGACGCCGTCGTCAACTTCGACATGCCCTTCCAGCCGGAGCCCTACGTGCATCGCATCGGCCGCACGGGCCGAGCGGGGCGCACGGGTCTGGCCATCGCCCTGGTGACGCCGCGCGATGAGCGCAAGGTGGAGGAAATCGAGCAGGCCCTCGGCGTGAAGCTGGAGGCGGGCGACATGGCGGCGTTGGAGGCGACGGTCGCGAAGGCCGGGGCGCTCGGCTCGGAGTGGGAGACGCTCTACATCTCCGCGGGCCGCAAGGACAAGATGCGGCCGGGCGACATCCTCGGCGCGCTGACGGGAGAGGCCGGAGGCTTCGCCGCGTCGGACGTAGGCAAGATTGAAATCCAGGACCACATCTCCTACGTCGCCGTCGCCCGGCGCGTGGCGCGCGTGGCCTTCCAGCGCTTGAGCGAAGGCCGCATCAAGGGCCGCAAGCACAAGATTGAGCGGGTGCGGTAG
- a CDS encoding DUF488 domain-containing protein, giving the protein MIHIERVYHHLEPGDSEATRFLVERLWPRGVKKTRLKMDGWLKEVAPSTELRKWYGHDPERWPEFQRRYTRELGTHREALAPLLEAARQGDVTLLYSARDEEHNSAAVLKGYLERSLRSARRRTRRRPTLH; this is encoded by the coding sequence ATGATTCACATCGAGCGCGTCTATCACCACCTGGAGCCAGGAGACTCGGAGGCCACGCGTTTCCTCGTGGAGCGGCTGTGGCCTCGCGGCGTCAAGAAGACCCGCTTGAAGATGGATGGCTGGCTCAAGGAGGTCGCTCCAAGCACCGAGCTGCGCAAATGGTACGGCCACGACCCCGAGCGCTGGCCGGAGTTCCAACGCAGATACACCCGCGAGCTGGGGACGCACCGCGAGGCCCTGGCGCCCCTCCTGGAGGCCGCTCGCCAGGGCGATGTGACGCTGCTGTACAGCGCGCGCGACGAGGAGCACAACAGCGCCGCCGTCCTGAAGGGCTACCTGGAACGAAGCCTGCGCTCGGCCCGCCGCCGCACGCGCCGCCGTCCCACGCTGCATTGA